In Thermodesulfobacteriota bacterium, the genomic window ATTATAACCGAAGCGGACCTCCGGGAACGTATTTCTTATACGGGTACGATCGAAAGGAACGTCGAGAAGAGCCACAAGATGATACACTTCACCTTCGGCCCGGAGGGGTACTATTTGTCGGGGGACGGGGAGTGGACCGCCATCTTCGTCGCCCACCTGGAGTACATGACGACACACGAGGAGACGCTCCTCGTCGACATGGGGAAGAACGAGCCCCTGCCGGACCAGGGGGAGTACGTCTGGTACATCAAACCTTCGATGACGGGCTACCACCGCGTACTCTTTTATGCTAAAGAGAAGGGCATCATCGTGGAGGTAAGGGGACGCGCCGAGGGCAAGGACCACGACCCCTCGACGGTTATCGATAGGGAGGGACTCGTCCTGCTTGCGCGGATTATAAAGGACGGGCTGTAAGCTGCCGGGCCCTTTTTACGTCTTTCTCTATCTGCCGGGAGAGCTCTTCCGTTGACCCGAAACGCACCTCGTCCCTTATCCTCTTTACGAAAGAGAGTTCAAGCTCTCTCCCGTAGACGTCCCCTTTGAAGTCGAGCATGTGTACCTCCACGGTCGTCTTCCGGCCTCCCTTTTTGCCGCCCCTCTTGCTTGCAAAGGTAGGGGCAATGCCGATGTTTACCACCGCCTGTCTCTCACGTCGGCCCACCTTCGCGTATGCCGCGTAGACTCCCCCCCGGGGGACGAGCTCGCTCGTGACCTTCAAGTTGGCCGTCGGGAAGCCGAGCCCCTTGCCCACCCTCCTGCCCTTTACGACTACGCCCCTTATCATGTGGCATCTCCCGAGGAGTCCGGCCGCCTCCCGGACCTCCCCCTCTCTTAAGAGCTCCCTTACCCGGGAGCTGCTTACCACGGCGCCCTTCTTTCTGTAGGCCGGCACGACCAGAACCTTGAAGCCGAACTCTCCGGCCAGGCGTTTCAAGTAGTCCACGGTCCCGCGCTTTCCCCGGCCGAAGGCGTAGTCGTGGCCGATCCAGACCTCGCAGGCGGAAAGCTCGCGGACGAGCACTTCCTCGACGAACTCGCGCGGGTGCTTCGACGCGAACTCCTTTGTGAACCTCGCGAGTATCAGGGCGTCTATGCCGAAAGAGTCCACGAGGCGGCACTTGTCTTTCCTGTCCAGGAGAAGCGGGGGACTCTTCCCGGGCGCCACGACCTTTAGCGGGTGCGGCTCGAAGGTGTAGACCACCGACGGGCAGCCGAGCTCCCGAGCCCTTGCGGCGACCTTCTTGAGTATCCTCTGGTGGCCGAGGTGCATGCCGTCGAAGTTGCCGAGCGTAAGGACCGGGCCCTTCGAGCTTTTCAACCCTTTTCCGTTCTTGAGTATCTTCATGGAGTAAGAGGGCCGTCCGTCAGAATTTTCCGGACTTTAAGATGAGGAACGCGAGCCAGAGCCCCAGGGCCCCGGCCAGGAGGAAGCCGAAGATTCCGAGCGCCGGATAGCCCCACATCATTGGCCCGGCGTCGGCCGCTATTA contains:
- a CDS encoding bifunctional riboflavin kinase/FAD synthetase, which encodes MKILKNGKGLKSSKGPVLTLGNFDGMHLGHQRILKKVAARARELGCPSVVYTFEPHPLKVVAPGKSPPLLLDRKDKCRLVDSFGIDALILARFTKEFASKHPREFVEEVLVRELSACEVWIGHDYAFGRGKRGTVDYLKRLAGEFGFKVLVVPAYRKKGAVVSSSRVRELLREGEVREAAGLLGRCHMIRGVVVKGRRVGKGLGFPTANLKVTSELVPRGGVYAAYAKVGRRERQAVVNIGIAPTFASKRGGKKGGRKTTVEVHMLDFKGDVYGRELELSFVKRIRDEVRFGSTEELSRQIEKDVKRARQLTARPL